In the Catenovulum adriaticum genome, GCTAACATTTTTTCAAGGTTAGCTTGAACGCGCTCTACGTCTACCATACGTTTATCCATCCAAATATCACCGTTGTCATTAATAGCAACAAAGATATTTGCTTTAGGCTTAGATTCAGCCTGGCTTGCTTCTGGTTTATTTACTTCAATACCTGCTTCTTTAACGAAAGAGGTTGTTACGATGAAGAAGATCAACATGATGAATACGATGTCTAGCATCGGCGTCATATCGATTGCTGCATCTTCCTCTTGTCGGCGATGTCTACGTGCCATAAATGAATCTCTCTAATGATGTGGCAAACTGTCCACTAACTTTTCTACTTCCATTCTTACGCGAGTTTCTATTCTAGAGCTAAAGAAAACCCCGGAAAGCGCTGCAACCATCCCTGCCATAGTAGGAATTGTCGCCATGGAAATACCCGATGCCATCAAGCGAGGGTTACCCGTACCTTGTACAGCCA is a window encoding:
- a CDS encoding ExbD/TolR family protein; translation: MARRHRRQEEDAAIDMTPMLDIVFIMLIFFIVTTSFVKEAGIEVNKPEASQAESKPKANIFVAINDNGDIWMDKRMVDVERVQANLEKMLAEQATDTVIVQADEEAKHGRVMKVMDQIKAAGIDKIVVAGKK